From one Physeter macrocephalus isolate SW-GA chromosome 18, ASM283717v5, whole genome shotgun sequence genomic stretch:
- the LOC114484298 gene encoding trafficking kinesin-binding protein 1-like, with amino-acid sequence MSTSLGLVWLLKERGISAAVYDPQSWDRAGRGSLLHSYTPRMAVIPSTPPNSPMQSPTSSPPSFEFKCTSPPYDNFLASKPASSILREVREKKAVRSSESQTDVSVSNLNLVDKVRRFGVAKVVNSGRAHVPTLTEDQGPLLCGPPGPTQALVPGGLVPEGLPLGCPTVTSAIGGLQLNSGIRRNRSFPTMVGSSMQMKAPVTLTSGILMGAKLPKQTSLR; translated from the coding sequence ATGAGCACATCCCTGGGGCTGGTGTGGCTGCTGAAGGAGCGGGGCATTTCCGCGGCTGTGTACGACCCCCAGAGCTGGGACAGGGCTGGCCGGGGCTCTCTCCTGCACTCCTACACCCCCAGGATGGCCGTGATCCCCTCTACCCCGCCCAACTCGCCTATGCAGTCGCCCACGTCTTCCCCGCCCTCCTTCGAGTTCAAGTGCACGAGCCCTCCCTACGACAACTTCCTGGCTTCCAAGCCAGCCAGCTCCATcctgagggaggtgagggagaagaAGGCAGTCCGGAGCAGCGAGAGCCAGACCGACGTGTCTGTCTCCAACCTTAACCTCGTGGACAAAGTCAGGAGGTTTGGCGTGGCCAAAGTGGTGAACTCGGGGCGAGCCCACGTCCCCACCTTGACTGAGGACCAGGGACCTCTCCTCTGCGGGCCCCCGGGCCCCACGCAGGCCCTTGTCCCCGGAGGCCTGGTACCCGAGGGCCTGCCCCTTGGATGCCCCACTGTCACCAGTGCCATCGGCGGGCTCCAGCTCAACAGTGGCATCCGACGGAACCGCAGCTTCCCCACCATGGTGGGGTCCAGCATGCAGATGAAAGCCCCCGTGACGCTCACCTCGGGCATCTTGATGGGTGCTAAACTCCCCAAACAAACTAGCTTACGGTGA